The genomic DNA GCCGAGACCGCAGCGATGTACGTCATCACGCGGCGCCACTCCCCACGCTGGATTACATGTTACATTCCgaactgttgtttgtttctttttgtttagaTGAGATGTCGGTGTTTCACGACGAAGTGGAGATCGAAGACTTCGAGTTCGACGAAGAGACGGAGACGTTTTATTTCCCGTGTCCGTGCGGAGACAAGTTCGCTATTAGCAAAGTAAGtgagctaacagctaacagctaacaggtaGCGCTGTGTGAGAGTTCTAAAAAGATGTGAACCGACAACTCGTCTGGTTTTTATATCGAGGATGAACTCAAAGACTCTGTTGCGCTCTCAGTCCGGCAGTGAATAAAACCCTTTAGTGAAGGGGGTCTGGGGTTGGTAGTTTGAGTTTTTACATCAAAGACGTAGAAGTTCAAGTGATCAGGACAAAGATGTTCTGTAGACATCAGCAGCTGGATCCATTgtttggttaccatggagacgtgAGGTTCATCTTGTTTGGTTACCGTGGAGACGTGAGGTTCATCTTGTTTGGTTACCGTGGAGACGTGTTGTCTCTCTGATCcagagtctg from Labrus mixtus chromosome 24, fLabMix1.1, whole genome shotgun sequence includes the following:
- the dph3 gene encoding DPH3 homolog, whose protein sequence is MLHSELLFVSFCLDEMSVFHDEVEIEDFEFDEETETFYFPCPCGDKFAISKEDLESGEEVASCPSCSLIVKVIYDKELFMSGEIIDAPSSSSEAKLELVQSS